In one window of Drosophila mauritiana strain mau12 chromosome X, ASM438214v1, whole genome shotgun sequence DNA:
- the LOC117147326 gene encoding gamma-butyrobetaine dioxygenase, with amino-acid sequence MWVPRLLGRSLSQLKTINSAQFSRQISAKIVNESSIEVQPEANSKPLTFPGIWLRDNCMCEDCFHGSSKSRKLDWDNFDTRIRPVGLQTDEQSKEVLVKWSDAHESRFSLKWLKERSFEPDKQQEYLRDFYRPTTRHWSGAEFQEIAQHFSYDEVMSQDSVLMQWLQALAVYGVALLRGAPLDEGVVRRLADRVGFIRRTTYGEEFVVQAKPGAQNFAYLSLPLPLHTDLPYYEYKPSVNILHCVVQTDSPGGSNMLVDGFHVADLLRRDHPEDFERLSRIVVDWNDIGSEDGREFHNIWRAPVICLDAEGRYTRINHSVPQRDSHFNVPLEEVLPWYESYARFVRLAIADSHSFKTRPGDVLTFNNIRLLHGRTGYDDSEQSPRYIVGAYLDWDIIYSRLRVLKKRLTASCQ; translated from the exons ATGTGGGTTCCGAGATTACTGGGTCGTTCCCTGAGTCAACTGAAGACCATTAACTCCGCTCAGTTTTCTCGCCAAATCAGTGCCAAGATCGTAAACGAATCGAGTATCGAGGTTCAACCGGAGGCAAATTCCAAACCTCTAACTTTTCCGGGCATTTGGCTGCGGGACAATTGCATGTGCGAGGATTGCTTCCACGGCAGCTCCAAGTCGCGTAAGCTGGACTGGGATAACTTCGATACCCGCATCCGGCCAGTCGGCCTGCAGACAGATGAGCAATCCAAGGAAGTACTGGTCAAGTGGAGCGATGCACACGAGAGCAGGTTCTCTTTAAAGTGGCTAAAGGAGCGGAGTTTTGAGCCTGATAAACAGCAGGAATACCTGCGGGACTTCTACAGACCCACGACTAGACACTGGTCGGGTGCGGAGTTCCAGGAGATTGCCCAGCACTTCAGCTACGATGAGGTGATGTCCCAGGATTCGGTGCTGATGCAGTGGCTCCAGGCGCTGGCCGTCTACGGGGTGGCTCTGCTCCGAGGAGCTCCACTGGACGAGGGCGTGGTGCGGCGACTGGCGGACCGGGTGGGCTTCATCCGGCGCACCACCTACGGCGAGGAGTTTGTGGTGCAGGCCAAGCCGGGTGCCCAGAACTTCGCCTACCTTTCGCTTCCACTGCCCCTCCACACGGATCTGCCCTACTACGAGTACAAGCCAAGCGTCAACATCCTGCACTGCGTGGTCCAAACGGATTCACCTGGTGGCAGCAATATGCTCGTGGATGGCTTCCATGTCGCCGACCTCCTGCGCCGCGATCATCCCGAGGACTTTGAGCGACTGAGTCGCATAGTTGTCGATTGGAACGACATTGGCAGCGAGGATGGACGAGAGTTCCACAACATCTGGAGGGCACCAGTCATTTG CTTGGACGCCGAGGGGCGATACACTCGGATAAACCACAGCGTGCCGCAGCGGGACAGTCACTTCAACGTGCCGCTCGAGGAGGTCCTTCCGTGGTACGAGTCCTACGCCCGCTTCGTTCGCCTGGCCATCGCCGATAGCCACTCCTTCAAGACGCGTCCTGGCGACGTCCTGACCTTCAACAACATTCGCCTGCTCCACGGACGTACTGGGTATGATGATTCGGAGCAGAGTCCGCGCTATATAGTGGGCGCCTATCTGGACTGGGACATCATATACTCGCGCTTGAGGGTACTGAAAAAACGCTTAACTGCGAGTTGCCAATAA